The DNA segment CGGAGCCCAGCAGGGGGAGGATCGGAATGAGCCAGTAGTACTTGTTCATCGCATCCTCACTGCTTCAGGCTGGCGGCCCGGTCCGAGTCGGTGGTGTCCCGGTGGCGGTAGAGGCCGATGACCAGCGCCAGGCCGACGGCGGCCTCGCAGGCGGCCACGGCGATGATGAAGAGGTAGAAGACCGTGGCCTGGGCGTCGCCACCGCGGAACCGGGCGAAGGCGAGAAGGGCCACGTTGGCGGCGTTGAGCATCAACTCCACGCCCATGAACTGCATCAGCAGGGTCCGG comes from the Geothrix sp. 21YS21S-4 genome and includes:
- the nuoK gene encoding NADH-quinone oxidoreductase subunit NuoK, which codes for MDAILCGGLQGYLMVALLLFAIGLATVLLRRTLLMQFMGVELMLNAANVALLAFARFRGGDAQATVFYLFIIAVAACEAAVGLALVIGLYRHRDTTDSDRAASLKQ